From the genome of Deltaproteobacteria bacterium:
GCCGGCTTTGCGCTCGACGCGGACGCGATCGCCGATGGCATCGCGCGACACGATCCCAACCTGGTGTTTTTCGCGCGACCGAACAATCCGACCGGCACGCTGTGGGATCGCACCGCGATCGAAGCGCTCGTCGCCGCGCACCCGGCGACCCTGTTCGTCGTCGACGAAGCGTACGTCGAGTTTTCCGGCGACAGCCTGATCGACCGGCTGGCGGACGCGCCGAACCTGATCGTCCTGCGGACCTACTCCAAAGTCGGGCTCGCCGGGCTGCGCGTCGGCGCCCTGGCCGCGTCCGAGGCCGTCGTCGCCGAGGTCGGCAAGGTCGTGCCGCCCTACAACCTGGGCGTACCCAATCAGATCGCCGCGACGCGGCTGCTGTCGCGGCATCGGGCGCTGCTGGCGGAACGCGCGGCTGCAGTCGCGGCGGAGCGCGAACGACTGCGCACCGCGCTGTCGCAGCTCGACGGCGTGTTCACGTTTCCGTCCGCGGGCAACATGGTGCTCGTCGAACTCGTCGCGCCCGACGCAGCGTGGCGCGCCCTCGCCGACCGCGGCGTGCTCGTCAGGCGGTTTCCCGGCCACCCGCTCCTCGACCCGTACCTTCGCATCACGGTCGGCACCGCCGCCGACACCGACGCCGTCGTCGACGCGCTGCGCGCGG
Proteins encoded in this window:
- a CDS encoding aminotransferase class I/II-fold pyridoxal phosphate-dependent enzyme — translated: METTSMTEPWRARISEPLRGVAAYTVPRPAAAGVRAKLDANESPYPLPADVAADIAAAIARADLHRYPDPACSELRAVVAADIGVPEGRLVFGHGSNELILHLCLAFGAPPAGSPRPRVLYPVPSFVYYRSAALAAGAEPIEVPLGAGFALDADAIADGIARHDPNLVFFARPNNPTGTLWDRTAIEALVAAHPATLFVVDEAYVEFSGDSLIDRLADAPNLIVLRTYSKVGLAGLRVGALAASEAVVAEVGKVVPPYNLGVPNQIAATRLLSRHRALLAERAAAVAAERERLRTALSQLDGVFTFPSAGNMVLVELVAPDAAWRALADRGVLVRRFPGHPLLDPYLRITVGTAADTDAVVDALRAAIARPR